One Chionomys nivalis chromosome 4, mChiNiv1.1, whole genome shotgun sequence genomic region harbors:
- the LOC130873448 gene encoding olfactory receptor 148-like, translated as MGNQTLLDEFVLLGIPQTQRLETLLFVVFLFIYFFTLLGNLLIFTAIVSSSTLHTPMYFFLGLLSIFDMLFPSVTCPKMLLYLSGQSPAISYKGCATQLFFYHFLGCTEGCLYSVMAYDRYVAICHPLRYMLIMKPGVCLSLVTVSWLVGGLQSSILTSFTFQLTYCGPNHVHHYFCDIPAVLPLACNDSRLAQKVGSINVGFLALMLLFSVCVSYAHIGIAILRIRSAEGRQKAFSTCSAHLTAILCAYGPVIIIYLQRTPNPLLGAVVQILNNIVSPMLNSLIYSLRNKEVKRSLRRVFHSLA; from the coding sequence ATGGGAAATCAAACATTGCTTGATGAATTTGTTCTATTGGGAATACCTCAGACACAAAGACTAGAGACTCTACTTTTTGTTGTGTTCTTATTCATCTACTTCTTCACGTTGCTTGGAAATTTACTCATTTTCACAGCAATTGTTTCTTCATCTACCCTTCACACTCCCATGTATTTCTTCTTGGGACTTCTATCCATTTTTGACATGTTATTCCCATCAGTAACCTGTCCCAAGATGCTACTTTATCTCTCTGGTCAGAGCCCAGCCATCTCTTACAAAGGCTGTGCCACCCAGCTCTTCTTCTATCACTTTCTGGGTTGTACTGAAGGTTGCCTCTATTCTGTGATGGCTTATGATCGCTATGTTGCCATCTGTCACCCACTGAGATACATGCTCATCATGAAACCTGGAGTGTGCCTGAGTTTGGTCACAGTATCCTGGTTGGTTGGTGGTCTTCAGTCCAGCATTCTGACATCCTTTACTTTTCAATTAACTTACTGTGGGCCCAATCATGTCCACCATTACTTCTGTGACATTCCTGCAGTTTTGCCTTTGGCTTGCAATGATAGCAGACTGGCTCAGAAGGTGGGTTCCATTAATGTTGGCTTTCTGGCTCTGATGCTTCTCTTCAGTGTTTGTGTCTCTTATGCACACATTGGGATTGCCATTCTGAGAATCCGTTCAGCAGAGGGCAGGCAGAAAGCATTCTCTACCTGCAGTGCCCACCTCACTGCCATCCTCTGTGCCTATGGACCTGTCATCATCATTTACCTGCAGCGCACACCAAACCCCCTGCTTGGTGCTGTGGtgcaaatattaaataatattgtgTCACCCATGCTGAACTCTTTAATCTATTCACTGAGGAACAAGGAAGTAAAGAGGTCCTTAAGAAGGGTGTTTCACAGTTTAGCTTAg